GAGGGCGAGGGCCGCGTCGTACGACCTCCCGCGCAGGTCCTCGTCGAGGTACCGGGACACCTGCAGGAGCCCGTCGCGGATGAACGTCTCGCGGCGGATCAGCCGCAGCTCCGCGGTGCCGCGCAGGGTGACCGGTTCGCGTGCGCCGGTGACGGACCGCATCAGCGCGGAGAGGGGACGCAGCTGCCGGTGGCGCTGCCAGAGGCGCCAGCGCTCGTGCAGGTACTGGCCCGCGTGCGGGATGATGAAGCCCACCGCGACCAGCGAGGCGGAGACGCAGGCGGCCGACGGCGCCAGATAGGTGCTCAGCCAGTCCAGGTCGTGGCCCGTCCACCGGGCGACGACGGCGGTGAGCTTGGACGCGTCGAAGAGCAGGTTCGTCGCGTAGCCGACGCCCAGGAACCTCAGGCCCCAGCGCAGCCAGGCGTCGAGCCCGTCGGTGCGGATCCAGTCCCAGATCAGCCGGGCCGTGATCGCGCAGGCCACGGTGTGCGCGAGCAGGTAGAGCAGGATCTGCTCGCGCATGAAGGGCGTCGTGGCGTAGTACGTGTCCAGGTCCCGCAGCCGTTCCACGGGGGCGTCCGCGAGGGCGAAGAGCACCCACAGGGCGATGACCACACCGGCGTAGACGGAGACGACCCAACGGGTCGCGCGGCGCGTCGCGGCCGAGCGGTTGGCCAGGCCGTTGCGCCAGGCGATGATCAGCAGCAGCCAGGACGCGCACAGTGCGGTGATCAGCGAGTACACCCAGGGCGCCGAGATGTTCGGTACGCCGGTGACGCGGTTGGTCCAGGCGATGGTGCGCGGGGCGGCGAAGACGAACACGGCGCACGCGAACAGCAGCAGGCCGCCGACCGCGCGCAGCAGCGGGTCCCGCCAGAGCCGAATGATGGTGGGCAGCTTGATCGCCAGGGCGGCCGTCAGGACGACGGTCGGGATCCAGAACGAGATGGACATGTCGCTGAGCAGATCGGACGGGTCCGCCGCGAGCCCGGTCACCGCGCCGTCCCCGAGCTCCCGCGGTAACCCGCCGTCCCTTCGCTCCCGCGGTAACCCGCCGTCCCCTCGCTCCCGCGATAGCCCAGCGAACGCTGCACGGGTCCGAGCGGCGCGTCCGACTCCCGCCCCGACAGCAACGGCCGGAAGACGGCGGCCAGTCGGTGCCCGAACTCGTCGGCCTCGGCCTCGTCCCGCTGCCGGGAGCCGTCGCGGGCGGCCACCGCGAGGGCGATGTCCTGCCACCCGGGCCGCTCGGCGAGGGCGTGCGCGGCCGCCGTACCGGCCGTGTGGTCGTGGCCGTGACCGGCGTGCAGGTGCCACAGCTCATGGCCGAGGATGACCAGTTGCTGTATCGCCTCGGCCCGCTCCTCGACGATGACCAGGTCGAAGTCCTGGAACTCCACCCACAGTCCGGTCACTTCGATCTCGTCCGGGAACCGCTCGAAGCGCAGCTCGACGGGCCGCCCGCCGCGCCGCGTGCTCATCTCCGCGCACAGCGCGTGGCACAACTCGCGGACGTCGGCCGGGGGATGGGGTCTGGCCCGCACGGCGGCGCTCAGATCGGAGGCCAGGTCGCGCATGCGGGAGGCGGCGGGAGAGCGCCGCAGCGGCAGCCGTAGCGCCGAGGCGACCCGGGCCGCCCTCTTGCGCGCGCCCGCGATGTCCATCGCATCCCCTGTTCCCCCGCCGCTCGGCGGGCCGTTCGAGCCTATGCGACCCGAAGTGGCCGCGTCATGTGATCCGGCGACCGTTGTTCAACCGGGAACGAAGCGCTCCGCTCCGCAGGGGGTGCCGGGATCGGTGGTCTGTCGTCTGCGGGTTCGTTGTGGCTGGTCGCGCCCATGCGGCGGAGCCGCATATCGATACGGCCCGCGCCCCTTAGAGGCGTTGCCGGACCGTAGGCGGCTTCGTGAGGGGCCGCTCCGCGCTCGGACGCCGCTCCGAATTCGTGCACGACCCATTGACTGGAAAGCGCTTGCAGCCTACGGTCCCGTTCGAAGTTACGGGCGTGATCCGATATCTCGAACAGTTAGGGCGGGGAATGGGACGACCTGACCTGAATCGCAGGCAACTCCTGGCCGCGGCAGGTGGTTTGGCCGTGGCGGGCAGCTTCGGCTTCGCGGCGCTCGGGACAGGCGCCGACGCTCTCGCCTCCAGCGCGGACACCCGGGTGCGCTACTGGAACCTCTTCAGCGGCGGCGACGGCGCCAACATGATCGCGATGCTGGACTCCTTCCGTAAGGCGAACCCCGGCATCGACGTGAAGGACTCCACCCTCCAGTGGGGCAACCCCTTCTACACCAAGCTCGCCATGGCGGCCGCCGGCAACCGGGCCCCCGACCTCGGCGTCATGCACATGGGCCGCGTCACCGGCTTCTCGCCGGGCCGCCTCCTGGACCCCTGGGACGTCGACCTGCTCGCCAAGTACGGCGTACGGGAGCAGGACTACAACCCCGCGCTGTGGCAGCGCGGCGTCATCGACGGCAAGCTCTACGCCCTCCCTCTCGACATCCACGTCCAGCTCTGCTTCTACCGCAAGGACGTGCTGAAGAAAGCGGACCTGCTCGGCGACGACGGCCGGATGATCCCGGTCACGTCGACCGATGAGTGGTTCGACGTCCTGAAGAAGGCCAAGGCCGCTCAGAAGAAAGGGCTCCAGACGATCGGTCTGTGGACCAACGACCAGAACTTCCAGTGGTGGTTCTTCGTCGCCTTCTACACCCAGCTCGGCGGCCAGTGGTTCAACGACGCCAACACCGAGGTCCTCTTCGACACCGACAAGGCCACCCAGGTCCTGGAGTTCCTCCGCAGGCACGTCACCGACGGGTACGTCATCCCCGGCGCCCCCACCGGCGAACAGTTCGTCAACGGCGCCCCCTTCACCTGGGAGGGCAACTGGTCCGTGCCGGTCTTCTCCGGCGCCGAGCTGGACTACGGCGCGACCCCGCTGCCGCCCGTCTTCGGCAAGCAGGCCACCCACGCCGAGTCGCATGCCTTCGTCCTGCCCCACCAGGCGGGCCGCGGCGGCGCCACCAACGAGGACGCGCACCAACTCGCCGCCTACGTCGTCAAGCACGCCCTGCAGTGGGCGGCCGGCGGCCACATCCCCGCGTACACGCCGACGCTCTCCACGGCCGCGTACAAGAAGCTCACCCCGCAGAACGAGTACGTCAGCGCCATGGACCACCAGGCCACCGAGCCGAAGGTGTGGTTCGCGGGTTCCACCGGCGTCCTCGCCCAGGACCTCGGCCCGGTCGTCGTCTCCTCGACCATGGGCTCCGCCAAACCGGCCGCCGTGGCGAACCGCATGAAGAGCCGGCTCACCAAGCTCCTCGCCTCGAAGAACCCCATGGACGGCAGGACCGCCGCGCAGGGAGGTGCGGTCGCATGACGACCAGCGCTCAGACCGTCGTCGCACCGGCACGCGCCAGGACCGCGACCGCCACCGCGACCCTCCGCCGCAAGCAGGGCTTCCAGCACGGAGGCTGGTTCGTCGCCCCCTTCCTGCTGCTCTTCGTACTGTTCGTCATCTGGCCGCTGCTGCGCGGCGTCTACCTCAGCTTCACGGACGCCAACATCTCCGGCGAGGGTGCGAGCTTCGTCGGCCTCGACAACTACCGCGAGGCCCTGAACGACTCGGCGATGTGGGACGCGCTCGGCCACAGCGCCTACTTCACGCTGCTGGTCGTCCCGTGCATCACGGTCCTGGCCTTCCTGCTCGCGATGCTCGCCCACAACATCGAACGCGGCAAATGGCTGTGGCGGCTGTGCTTCTTCGTGCCGTTCCTGCTGCCGTCGACGGTCGCGGGCAACATGTGGGAGTGGCTGTTCAAACAGGGCATCGGCCTGTTCAACGACACCCTCGGGATCGACACGCCCTGGCTGACCGACAAGTCGTACGCCATGCTCGCCATCGTCATCATGACCCTGTGGTGGACGGTCGGCTTCAGCTTCCTGCTCTACCTCGCCGCACTCCAGGGCATCCCCGACCACCTCTACGAGGCCGCGAAACTGGACGGCGCGAACGCCTGGCACCGCATGGTCCACATCACGCTGCCGATGCTGCGCAACATCACCGGCCTGATGATCGCGCTCCAGATCCTCGCCTCGCTCCAGCTCTTCGACCAGGCCGTCGTGATGATGGACTTCGCGCCGGGCCCGGAGCTCAGCACCCGCTCCTTCGTCCAGTACACCCTCGAACAGGGCTTCACCAGCTACCGCGTGGGCTACGCCTCAGCGATGTCCATCATCTTCTTCGTGATCATCGCAGTCGTCGCCCTGACGCGGATGTGGCTGCTGCGCAACCGTGAGGAGGGCGGCCGATGACCACCGCCGAGACGATGACCACCGCCGAGACGGCCGTACGCACCGTACGCACCGTACGCACCAAGTCCCGCAAGCCGTGGACGCCCAGCCAGATCATCCTCACGATCCTCGGCGTCGCCGTCTCCGCCGTCTTCGTGACGCCGATCGCCGCGGCCCTGCTCACCTCGTTCAAGTCCGAGGCCGAGGCGGCCGCGATCCCGCCGCACTGGATGCCGAAGGTCTGGACGACCCAGGCGTGGAAGTCGCTGTGGGAGACCGGCAACGTCACCAACTGGTTCGTCAACTCCCTGGTGGTGTCGGTCTGCGTCACCTCCGTCGTGCTGGCGGTCAGCGCCCTCGCCGGATACGGCTTCGCCCGCACCGAGTTCCGCGGCAAGGGCGTGCTCATGGGCATCGTCATGTCGGGCCTGATGATCTC
Above is a window of Streptomyces sp. DT2A-34 DNA encoding:
- a CDS encoding toxin-antitoxin system, toxin component family protein; this encodes MDIAGARKRAARVASALRLPLRRSPAASRMRDLASDLSAAVRARPHPPADVRELCHALCAEMSTRRGGRPVELRFERFPDEIEVTGLWVEFQDFDLVIVEERAEAIQQLVILGHELWHLHAGHGHDHTAGTAAAHALAERPGWQDIALAVAARDGSRQRDEAEADEFGHRLAAVFRPLLSGRESDAPLGPVQRSLGYRGSEGTAGYRGSEGTAGYRGSSGTAR
- a CDS encoding MAB_1171c family putative transporter, whose product is MSISFWIPTVVLTAALAIKLPTIIRLWRDPLLRAVGGLLLFACAVFVFAAPRTIAWTNRVTGVPNISAPWVYSLITALCASWLLLIIAWRNGLANRSAATRRATRWVVSVYAGVVIALWVLFALADAPVERLRDLDTYYATTPFMREQILLYLLAHTVACAITARLIWDWIRTDGLDAWLRWGLRFLGVGYATNLLFDASKLTAVVARWTGHDLDWLSTYLAPSAACVSASLVAVGFIIPHAGQYLHERWRLWQRHRQLRPLSALMRSVTGAREPVTLRGTAELRLIRRETFIRDGLLQVSRYLDEDLRGRSYDAALALGSEPARAAALAAAVTILDAVDTRQRSPEADADASPSGPDTAYLLREIQAVSRALRHPDDIEAVRARAAAPAESAPA
- a CDS encoding carbohydrate ABC transporter permease, which codes for MTTSAQTVVAPARARTATATATLRRKQGFQHGGWFVAPFLLLFVLFVIWPLLRGVYLSFTDANISGEGASFVGLDNYREALNDSAMWDALGHSAYFTLLVVPCITVLAFLLAMLAHNIERGKWLWRLCFFVPFLLPSTVAGNMWEWLFKQGIGLFNDTLGIDTPWLTDKSYAMLAIVIMTLWWTVGFSFLLYLAALQGIPDHLYEAAKLDGANAWHRMVHITLPMLRNITGLMIALQILASLQLFDQAVVMMDFAPGPELSTRSFVQYTLEQGFTSYRVGYASAMSIIFFVIIAVVALTRMWLLRNREEGGR
- a CDS encoding extracellular solute-binding protein → MGRPDLNRRQLLAAAGGLAVAGSFGFAALGTGADALASSADTRVRYWNLFSGGDGANMIAMLDSFRKANPGIDVKDSTLQWGNPFYTKLAMAAAGNRAPDLGVMHMGRVTGFSPGRLLDPWDVDLLAKYGVREQDYNPALWQRGVIDGKLYALPLDIHVQLCFYRKDVLKKADLLGDDGRMIPVTSTDEWFDVLKKAKAAQKKGLQTIGLWTNDQNFQWWFFVAFYTQLGGQWFNDANTEVLFDTDKATQVLEFLRRHVTDGYVIPGAPTGEQFVNGAPFTWEGNWSVPVFSGAELDYGATPLPPVFGKQATHAESHAFVLPHQAGRGGATNEDAHQLAAYVVKHALQWAAGGHIPAYTPTLSTAAYKKLTPQNEYVSAMDHQATEPKVWFAGSTGVLAQDLGPVVVSSTMGSAKPAAVANRMKSRLTKLLASKNPMDGRTAAQGGAVA